The following nucleotide sequence is from Zingiber officinale cultivar Zhangliang chromosome 10A, Zo_v1.1, whole genome shotgun sequence.
TGGATGGGGTGAACCCAATGTCCTTGATCAAAAATTCCATCTTTATCCGTAAGATATCAGTGGAAAGATTTAAAAAGCAAGGTTTTTTTCCAATCGCAGTACAGAACTCCGAGTTCGACCACCCAAAGTTGCTCATGAGCTTGGAGTGCGCATCAAGTTTTTCTCTGCTGGTCTTAAACAGAATGTCAAGGATCCAGAGGAACATTCGAGATCTCCTAGTAAATCCCATTCCTTCCGCTCGATCTACCAAAGCCCGTAATGAGTTTGGGTTTTGTACAATGAAAGTTGGTTGTTTTTTGAGGACAAATGATGCCCTTTCGAGAGGAATATCACACTCATCCCGTAAGAAGTTCAGGTTAAGACGTACCACATTCTCACACCTGGTGTTCAAAAACCAACTCCCCTTCCTAATATTCTTGACGAGCAGCTCCCTGGATCCAAAGAGGTTTTCCCATACATTCAATCTGGGGACAAGAGTATGCTGGATGTTGAAGAATATGATGGTGGGGTTCCTCATAATGACATCAACGAGGTCGGATTTTGACCACCCCAGGTCGCGTAAAAATTGAAACTTCGGGGTGAGGCTTGATTCCACATTGTAGCAGAGGCACGCTGGTTTCCAGGATATCATCTTCCGGAGATTAGCGCCATCAATGCCTTGAGATCTGAAGAAAGCAAGAACAGCGTTGGGATTCTCCGTCGATCGGAGATGCGCGAGGTACTTGGAGGCCTTCGACGCCTCCTCCACAGAGAGTCCGCACGAGTTCACGAGATACTCGACCATGAAGTGAGGCTCGCGAGAAGAGGTGCCGCCGCCTGACAAgggggaggaggtggaggtggcgaAGAAAATGCGGTGGAGTTGGGGcaaaggaagaagaggatggcGGCGGATGGTCGAGTGGAGCATCGTCGTCAACGGCCGTAGAAGTTAGGTCACTAGGGTACGACAGAACAGATTGAAACCCTAGCTCAAACCATCGTCAACAACctgttatcatttttttttcaatttttttcacgGTAAAATAAGAAAGGGCTAAAAAAAATggaatatatcaaaaataatcattcttcttctccagaataTTTTCTCTCACCTCCAAAATTACATCATAATTTGTTTATTTTGCAATAGATTTCAATGGTATAATATTCTCATTGTTTGCCAAACAAATTTTTAGATGGAACTATTAAAATTTAAAGGTATTTtatgaaaatttaaaacatgagTATATATAATTGATATGCTCTGAGTCTTATTCTAGCGCAACTGGGGTGTTTCGATTTAATTTAGGCACCTGAATTAATGTGCTTGGATTcgatcaattttttaattttttttttagcttttagaattaaaccaattaaattttatctttaaattttaaagattgaATTATATTATTCAAGCTAAAAAAATTAACACCAAAAAATTATAGACACTTAAGGGATATATATTTAAGCGcttaatagtatttttttttaaaaaaattaactccaGAGTTAAGCTAATTAAATTTAACTCTAAGATTTAAGGGTTTGAGTTATAACATTCAAGTTATAAAAAAGTTTTAGATGTTTAcaggatatattatatatatttaagatttaagattttaaaaaaaaatattaatttaaaaaaaatacgtcAACAAGAAAAAACTCTTGAGGCGCCTGCATCAATTTTAGACGCCTCGAGTGTCTATCGTGCACTGGCGTTAATAAAAAGTTGTGCAAGGTATTATGATTATAAATATGTATTATCTTGCCCATCTTATCCGCCACATGTGACAACTTAAATTTTTTGTTTTGATTTGAACTTTTTTTCAACATATCCCCTGGCTTGAACAGAAATTTTAATATGGTCAATAAAATCTGGAATGGTCATATTAAACACAATATTCAAACAGACATAATCTTTCTCGGAAAAACAATGACTAGCATAAACAACAGTTTCAAagtataaattaataatataatagaaACTCTCATGACAAGGGGAATCTATTTCATCAAACCCAAAGACTTTTCATCTGATTTACTTGCTGGATTAAACTGAAATCTTAACCTAGATCTAAATATTACCCCACAAACACTACAACCAAGAGAATCcataatctataaagatagacATGGTAAATCAATAGtgagatttcataattacaaacccTCAACTTCCCAAGAAGACATCCAGGAAAATAACCAACCTACTTTAAATCTAATGAACATAGAGATCAATGCACActcacaaaaagaaaaagataacttCCTATTTTATGATGATTTAAATGAATACGTCTAccttccatttgaaatagctaatTATTTTACACAAGAAGATCTTACAAAATTAGAAACTTTTGACATACTGCATCATAAGGTAGATGAAGATTGTTAAATTGGATGTTATATTTTGATGAGAACCATAATATTATAGCTAAAAAGAAAGACTACTTTTCCAACGTTGCTTTAATGAATCCTGCAGAATCTAGTACTACCAATACACCACAACCTTTACAGGTAAGATACCCAGAAAGTTCCATGAGAACTATGGATTATGGAGAAGGGAATCCTCCAAGAACACAAATTCATCCTTATACCAACAATAATCCTTTGttaagaattatagggaaaagaAGACCACCAGAAATTACATACTTTGGAAAGAATTCAGTCTTACTTAATATAGGAGAATGTGGCGACCCACAAATGTATGACACTTATTTAGAACAATGGATAGTCTCTGTCAAAAGAGACTACCAAGCAAAACATGAATTAGATATAGAATCTGGTGAAGCTATGATAAGATTAGGAGAAAATTATTTAGGTGATGTAGCTAGAGCAGCATGGGAATCttataaaactactcatccaGAAGAAATAGCTAGGATTGCTTCACAAGGtaataatatacttaatttttgttatacTATCCATAGACTTTTTACAGCAAGAGATGCTAATACAGGATTAGATATTAGACAAAAAGAAGCTATGAGAGATTTAGAACAATTACAACTTTTTAATTGGAATTGAATTAAACCTTTTTGCAATGACTTTTTTGCCTTAACAGCAGTATCAGGAAATTACTGTAACCCAGAATTAGGAGAACGACTATTTAGTAAACTTCCAAGGAAATTAGGAAAGGAAATAGATAAGGCCTGGATAGACATGAAAGTAGCACCACAATATGACAATATAGGAATACGTATACAACACATAATTTCTGTATTAAAAGAAAAATGTACTTATATCTATATTCAAAAACAACTTAAAAACTAACAATATGGGTTTTGTAGTCAAATATATACCCCCCCAACAGTATAGTTCAATGACAcctaaacaaaaacaaaaagcattaTCGAAATACTAAAGCAACTACACAACCAGCTAAAACTAAAAATGTCAGGCCAAGAAAAACATATTATGTTCGGAAAAGCAGAGAAAAGAAACCatatttaaataaagaaaaacatgtccGAAAATACAAACCAAAGAAAACTTATGCTAACACTATTACTTGTTTTGCCTGTAATGAACCAGGACATTTGTCTTCTGCCTGCCCAAATAAGAAAAACCTATATACTAGAGAAGCTAAATTAGTCACCTGCACAAATTTAGATTTAGTAGAAATTCAATCAGACGTCTCAGACACATCTTCCATCTACTCTATTATTTCCGTAGATGACATGGAAGAAATTTCCCCCTCTTCAGACTATAGTCTAGTAAATTCCTTCCTACAACCTCCATATTATACAAACTTTGACTATAAATCAATaaacctagaacaagaattatgGGATGACTTGCCTCTCATAGATACAAATCTAATGCTTACACAACTAAATACAAATTTAAGCGACTCTAATTGTACACATGATTGGAAATTAAAAACAGGAACAGATAATATACCTTGCTATTGGTGTAGTTATTATCCAGTCATTGATAAAAGAGGTACCTGTATAAACTGTAAAAAACAGGCTTGTAATCTTTGTCTTCAGAACTATTTTAATGTTCTAATCCCAATAACACAACCCACTAAAAGCAATACTAGAAATATCCTTTTAGAAACAAGAGTATCAACATTAGAAACTAGAATAAACCAACTAGAAACTCATGTGGAGATaataacaaaccaaatagaagaaCTGACATCACAAGAATTGCTACCACTTAATAAGGGTCAAAGTTTACAGATAACAGATTCACTAAACATTGATATGGTTTTTATAAAAACCCCTAGTATTTGTAATACAAATAGAACTCTTGATGTTAGGGTAAAATGCTTAGTAAATATACATGGCCATGAATTTACATTACAAGCCTTCTTAGATAGTGGAACTAATAATTCTACTATAGATGAGGCTACACTTCTGTCTATTTTACCtaaaatttgatcaaaacttcATCACAACCTTTAATTAGTACACAATTTGATGGCCAACAACTTACTAGTACCCAATTTGTCACAAACatacatataaaattttataataactaTGGTACCTATAGTGCTCCCCAAACTCTCTCCAAATTATGGGTTAAACCGTTACTACATCAAAATATCCACCTTATCCTGAGACTAAATTTTCTCATATCATCAGACAGGGACTTTTTACTTACAAAAGATTATGCTCTATTCTTCTCTAATCCAATAGTCACACCTATTGTGCCAGACTACCCCTTTGTAGTTAAGTCTTTAACAGCTTCATCACAGACAACAAAAACCTGAACCCAGTCTAAGGACACTACTTGCCAGTGTACTATAAAAGGGACATGTAAACAGACACCTCTCATGTCATCCTATGACCTTGCCTTTTTTGAATATCAGGAAAACTAGACTTACTTGGCTGGACAAGCCCTCTAAATAATCTTTCCTTCTGGGATATTCCTAATGATCTACTTCTCCTTAAACAATTGCTTCAAATTATCAACACCCATCAGCCAGATATAGACTCTCTTATCTCCCGACTAGAAAAACTATAAATTATTGGCGACAACCCAACTAAATATTGGGAAtgggataaaatttattataaattagCAATCATTAACCCTGACCTAACTATTAAGGCCCAAGACTTTAAGAGCAGTTCTAAGACTTCTAAATTATGCAAGACCCTATCTAaaagatataggaaaaattagtggACCTTTATACAATAAGACATCTTTGACTGGACAAAAACGTTTCAACCAACAAGATATTGCTTTAGTTTAGTAAATCAAACAACTGGTTAAAACTATCCCTAAGTTAACTTTACCTCTTGACTCagattatttaattattgaaacAGATGGTTGTGAGACTGGTTGGGGCGGTATCTTATATCGCAAAACTTCCAAATATGAACCTAAATCAACAGAAGCCTTATGTCGTTATGCCTCTGGGAAATACCACAAAAAAAGACATTTAACATCATTAGATTATGAAATTTTAGCTGTTATTTACTGCTTAGAAGCTTTTAGACTATTTATTTGTAACAAACCAGAAATCCTTATTAGAACAAACTACAAAGTCATAGTCAAATATGGTCAACAAATTAAAACAGTCAGAAAAGGCCTCAGTACAAAGCGTTGGTTAAAATTTACAGATATCATAATCAATAAAGGACTAAGATACAATGGGAACATATTAAAGGAGTTAATAATTCTTTAGCAGATACATTATCAAGTTTGTTACATtaacattttaatttttagtcCTTACAAGATGGACAGACCAAGGAAAGTTCGTACTTTTTCCATCAAAATCATGTGTTTTGACACTCAAGATTTACAACTTTTCACACAACCAGAAGATCATTTTCACTTTGTTGGCAGAGACAGACTTGACCACATCCAAAATTGTCTTATTGACAATATTTGGCATATCCCTACACTTCCAGGAAGCTCTGGACATAAAATTGCAGTAGTAAACGCTCTTTCCAACTACTTTCTTACCACTATCCAGAAACCAGCAGGAAAGAAATTTTCCTGTTATGTAGTCTTTTCAGGACCCTAGGCAGGGGTATACTCTACATGGGAAGAAACCAACTTAGCcattcaaaacctagaacatcCATACTTTAAAGGCTATTATTCACTTGAAGAGGCTTTTACAACAGCCAAAAACCATCTAGGACCACATTTCTTTGTGAGTACAACTCTGCAAACAACACCAATACAAGGTACTAGCCCTGATACAAATACTTTTACTTATGCTCAAGTTGTGCAACATACTCCTAAGAATAGCCTGGCAGAGCCTTCAATAGAACACACCAATACTCCTATCAGACCAGAGTACCTAACTTTGACTCAACTTAAAGAATAAAATAAGACTACAGCTTTACAAAGAGCATCTGAGATGCGCCTGGTAGACTTCCCAAATACTATTCCTGAGGATATTCATACTTATGTTCGCAGTCTGGCTGAAAAATCTACTTTACAAACGTTAATAGAATTATGTGAAGCCCTAAAAGCTTTTCACAAAAACACCTCCTGAAGGAATGACTATTGTATATGAAGCTGAGTTCAACCCAAAGCTTAAATGCCAAAAGAAAGGACCACCTTGTATAGAATTAGATAAATATGGA
It contains:
- the LOC122027287 gene encoding uncharacterized protein LOC122027287, producing MLHSTIRRHPLLPLPQLHRIFFATSTSSPLSGGGTSSREPHFMVEYLVNSCGLSVEEASKASKYLAHLRSTENPNAVLAFFRSQGIDGANLRKMISWKPACLCYNVESSLTPKFQFLRDLGWSKSDLVDVIMRNPTIIFFNIQHTLVPRLNVWENLFGSRELLVKNIRKGSWFLNTRCENVVRLNLNFLRDECDIPLERASFVLKKQPTFIVQNPNSLRALVDRAEGMGFTRRSRMFLWILDILFKTSREKLDAHSKLMSNFGWSNSEFCTAIGKKPCFLNLSTDILRIKMEFLIKDIGFTPSSIAEQPSLLVFSLKKRMIPRFQVMKIIKSEGLWTSKDKLHTFFIMQDPKFLKKYILPYKDKFPKLLEVL